TGCGGCCGATACAAATCACATCAAGCCGTTTCTGTTGTGTACTCATACCTTTTTTCCTTCTTTAATAAGCCGGCTTAGCTGAGCTTTTTCAGCGCTTTCGCCAGAACCTGACACCCGGACTGAATATGAGCCTGAGTATGGAGAATAAAAATTTCAACTTCAATACAAAATGAAATTTATACCCCAAAAGTGTGAAGTGGATAAAACTCTTGAACAGGGTATCCACGGCGATCGAATCTCCTGCTCTGTTCCCCCTGTACAGGCAATGTGAAGCCGCTCCCAATGTGAGAAATCTGTAGTTGAGAAGCCATTGAAGTGAAACGAATTTTCCCATCTTTCTTATAACCTCATCTTATTGTTTCAAATCTGGACGCACAGTCATCTTTATCAGCGTCATTTCACCGCATAATTTGATCTCACTCGCAAAATGAAATGTTTCTTCTGTAGTCGTGTTTAATGAAAAAAATATTTGTTTATAATCGCTTCACGTTTCACTTACAGCCATCGCCCATTGTCAACAACCGGTGGCGAACAAGACTACGAACCCCGGAAGGTTTCTGACTTTCCGCCGTACCGTAAAGGAAGAGCAAATGGGTAAGATCAGACTCACCACAGCACAGGCTCTGGTCAGATTTCTGGATAACCAGTATCTGTCGGTAGATGGCGTTGAAACCAAATTTGTAAAAGGGATCTTTGCCATCTTTGGGCACGGCAACGTGCTGGGAATAGGGCAGGCGCTTGAGCAGGACAGCGGTGACCTGGTGGTGCATCAGGGGCGCAACGAGCAGGGGATGGCACATGCCGCCATCGGCTACGCCAAACAGAAACTGCGCCGGGAAATCATTGCCTGTACTTCTTCTGTCGGGCCTGGTGCGGCCAATATGATCACCGCAGCGGGCACCGCATCCGCTAACCGTATTCCTTTATTACTGCTGCCAGGCGACGTGTTTGCCACCCGCCAGCCAGACCCGGTGCTGCAGCAGATTGAACAAAGCCATGACCTGAGCATCAGCACCAATGATGCCTTCCGTGCCGTCAGCAAATACTGGGATCGTGTAAATCGCCCGGAGCAGTTGATGACCGCCTGCATCAACGCCATGCGTGTGCTGACTGACCCGGCGGAAACCGGGGCGGTGACAATTTCCCTGCCGCAGGATGTGCAGGGCGAGGCGTATGACTATCCGGATTACTTCTTCCAGAAACGCGTGCACCTGCTGGATCGTCGTCTGCCAACGGAAGCGCAACTGTCAGCAGCCCTGAAGCTGATCGCCGGTAAGCGTAAACCGATCATTGTCTGCGGCGGCGGGGTGAAATATTCAGAAGCCGGTGAGGCGCTGCGTCAGTTTGCCGAGCGCCATCAGATTCCGTTTGCCGAAACCCAGGCTGGCAAAGGCACGCTTGTTTCCGATCATCCGCTCAACGTTGGTGGTGTGGGTGAAACGGGCTGTCTGGCCGCAAACCTGCTGGCAAAAGAGGCCGATCTGGTGATTGGAGTAGGCACGCGCTATACCGATTTCACCACAGCTTCGAAATGGATATTCCACAATCCGGACGTCAGCTACATCAATATCAACGTCAGCTCTTTCGACGCCTATAAGCTGGATGCCGTGCAGGTGGTGGCAGATGCCCGTGAAGCGCTGACGGCGCTGGATGAAAGGCTGGCAGCACAGGGCTTTACCAGCGGCTGGGGGGAGAAAATTTCCCAGGCGCAAAGCAAACTGTTGAAAGAGACCCAGCGCGTTTATCAGGCGGTTTACAGCAACGACGGTTTTATCCCGGAAATTGACGATCATCTGGATCGTGAAGCGGTCTATGCCGAATTTAACCGCCTGACAGACTCGTTTTTGACACAGAGCAGCGTGCTGGGGACGCTGAATGAACATCTCCCAAAGAACTCGGTGATAGTCGCCGCTGCAGGTAGCCTGCCGGGTGACCTTCAGCGCGTCTGGCGCACTAAAGATTACAACAGCTATCACGTGGAGTATGGCTACTCCTGCATGGGCTACGAGGTCAGCGCCTCGCTGGGCGTAAAGCTGGCTGAGCCGCATCGTGAGGTTTACACCCTGGTAGGAGATGGCTCCTTTATGATGCTGCACTCGGAGCTGGTCACCTCCATCCAGGAGGGGGCCAAAATCAACGTGGTGCTGTTCGATAACATGACCAACGGCTGCATTAATAACCTGCAGATGGAACACGGTATGGACAGTTTCACCACCGAATTCCGCTTCCGCAATGCCGAAGGCGGCAAGCTGAACGGGGGCTTTGTGCCGGTGGACTTCGCGGCAATTGCCGGAGGCTATGGCTGTAAAACTTACCGCGTGACCACGCTTGAACAGTTAAAAGACGCGCTGGAAGATGCGCGAAAACAGACCGTTTCTACCCTGATTGATATCAAAGTGCTGCCAAAAACCATGGTGCACAAATACTTCAGCTGGTGGCGCGTCGGCGGCGCTCAGGTTTCTGATTCTGAACGTGTGGATGCCGTGGCACGGATGCTGAACGAGCATATCGGCCAGGCTCGCGAATACTGATTCTGACTTTTTCCTTATCACTCTGTTTTTTGGAACGGACACCCGGCCACTGCCAGCACATAACTGGCAGGGTTAAGTGTCCGTGCTGAACCCTACCTATCAAGGACATTGTATGACTCTGAAACTTGGCGTTATTGGTACCGGTGCTATCGGTCAGGAACATATCCGTCGCTGCAGCAAAGTATTGCAGGGGGCCAAAGTGGTCGCCGTCTCGGATATCAATATCGAAGGGGCTAAAGGGATCGTCAGCCGTTTAGGCCTTGATGCGGAAGTCTATGCCAACGGCCATGATGTTATCCGTTCAGCGGATGTGGATGCGCTGATTGTCACCTCCTGGGATCCGACTCACGAAGAGTTCACTCTGGCTGCAATCGCTGCGGGTAAGCCGGTCTTTTGTGAAAAGCCACTGGCATTGAGTGCCGAAGGCTGCCGCCGCGTTGTGGATGCCGAAATCGCTTACGGTAAGCGCCTGGTACAGGTCGGTTTTATGCGCCCATACGATGCAGGCTACCGTGCGCTTAAGCAGGTGATCGTTAACGGAGATATCGGCGAGCCCCTGATGCTGCATTGCGCGCACCGTAACCCCACTGTGCCAGAGAGTTACACCACGGATATGGCGATCACCAACACGCTGATCCACGAGCTGGACGTGCTGCGCTGGCTGACCGAGGACGACTATAAAACCGTTCAGGTGGTCTTCCCCCGCTCCACTAAAAACAGCCATGCCAGGCTGCGTGACCCGCAGATTGTCCTGTTCGAAACCCAGAAAGGTACCCGTATAGACGTCGAGATATTCGTCAACTGTGCCTACGGCTATGACATTCAGTGTGAAGTGGTAGGTGAAACCGGTATTGCGAAGCTGCCTGAACCGGCCTCGGTGCAGATGCGCAAAGAGGCGAAGCTGGCCACCACTATCCTGACCGACTGGAAAGACCGCTTTATTGATGCCTACGACGTTGAGCTGCAGGCCTTCATCAACGATGCCACCAGCGGCAAGCTGCAGGGGCCGTCAGCCTGGGATGGTTTTGCCGCCTCCGTTGCTGCCGATGCCTGCCTTCGTGCGCAGGAGAGTGGCGCTATAGAGCCCGTTGAGCTTCCGCCTCGTCCGGCGTTCTACAACAAATAAGCTTCTTTTCCCCCACCCTGTGTGGGGGAACCACTGAATTGAATTGCCGGGAGTTAGAGATGAAAATCGCTTTTGACGTTGATGTCATCAAAGAGATGGGCATTACTAAAATGGTCCATCAGGTGGCTGACTGGGGCTATAAATATATTGAGCAGTCGCCCCATCCGCAGATCAACCCCTTCTATAAACATCCCAAAGCCAGCCGTGAAATTATCACTGAATATAAAAACGCGCTGCGTGAAACCGGCGTCGAGATCTCCTCATTTATCGTGGTTTATCGCTGGTCCGGCCCGGATGAGGCCCGTCGTCAGGCTGCCGTCCGGAACTGGAAACGCATGATTGAGATAGCCGTGGAAACCGGCGTTCAGGTGATCAATACCGAACTCTCCGGCACGCCTAACGAGCCGGAAATCTGTGAAGAGATGTTCTATCGCTCGATGGAGGAGCTCCTGCCGATCGTCGAACGTGAAGGCATCCGCATCGAAATCCAGTCTCATCCCTGGGATTTCTGCGAAGAGAACAATGAGACCGTCGATTTGGTGAAGTCTTTCCGCAGTGAGAACATCAAATATTTGTACAGCGTGCCGCACACCTTCTTTTATGACAAAGGCAAAGGCGATGTGAAGCGCATGCTGGAATACGCCGGTAGCGATCTGTCACACGTGCTGATTGCCGATACCATGAATCACACCAAGCATTGTCGTTACATCGTCAATCCGCCGGGCGTGGATGCCACCATTCACCAGCATGTGGGTGTGGGAGAAGGGGAAGTGGACTTTGACACCCTGTTCCAGACTCTGAAGGAGATGGATTTTGCCAACCGCACATACAAAGTGGGGGGAATCTGTCATTGCCTCTTCGCTGTTTGGTTACCCGGAAAAAATGAAGCGTCAGGCCGTGGAGACCCGCGAGCTGATTGAGCGTGAGCTGCTGAACAGATAACGCCCTGCGGCCCTATTTCTTGCGAGAGATGAAGATGAACAAAGACAATGTGAAGCTGGCGATAGCCCCGATTGGCTGGACCAACGACGATATGCCGGAGCTGGGCGCAGAAAATACCTTTCAGCAAACGGTCAGTGAGATGGCGCTGGCTGGTTTTACCGGCAGTGAAGTGGGAAGTAAATATCCGCGGGATCCGGCGGTGCTGAAACCGATGCTGGAAAGCCGGGGTCTGCAAATCTGCAATGCCTGGTTCAGCACCTTTTTTGCCAATGGCGACAAAGCAAAAACCATTGATGAGTTTATTAATCATCGTGATTTCCTGCATGCCATGGGAGCAAAAGTGATCGGCTGCTCAGAGCAGAGCAAAAGCATCCAGGGTACGACGTTAGCCGTGCTGGAAGAGAAACCGTACTTCACTGACGAAGAGTGGCAACTGACGGCAGAGGGCTATAACGAGCTGGCGAAACTGGCGGCAGAAAAAGGCATGCAGGTTTGTCTGCACCACCATATGGGCACTGCGATCCAGACCACCGAAGAAATTGATCGCTTTATGGCTGCCACCAACGAAGATGTCTACCTGCTGTTTGATACGGGCCATGCTTACTACTCGGAAGGGAGTCAGGCCGCGATGCTGGCTATCCTGAAAAAGTATCTGCCGCGCATCAATCATGTGCATCTGAAAGATGTGCGCGATGAGGTGGTGGCGCAGGTCAGAAGCCAGAAGCTGTCGTTCCTCGACGGCGTGAAAAAAGGCACTTTCACCGTACCGGGTGATGGCGTAATCGACTTTATGCCGGTGTTTAAAATTCTGGACGAGGCGGGATATAAAGGCTGGATGGTTGTGGAGGCGGAGCAGGATCCAGCCTTAGCCAATCCCTATGAGTATGCGGTGAAAGCCAGGAAATATATTCGCGAGTACGCGGGTTTGTAAGCCGTAAAAAAAGCAAAAGCCCCTGGCAAGATACTTGCAGGGGCTTTTTTTACTTCAGCTTGATGGTTTTGATGATGCTCTCAGCATCTGTCTGAGACTGCTGCTGGTTATCTGCAGGCAGAGTAATCTGCATAGTCAGCAGTTTGCCGTCAACTTTGGCTAACACTACTGAAGACCAGGAAGACTGGTTTTTAGCAGAGATCACCGAGTCCAGCTGCTGGGCAGGCTGGCCATTCAGATCGACAGACTTGTTGGTGACGACCTGTAGCTGTGGATCACGGTTACGCTGCTGCTGCTCAAGACGTTTTGCCAGCACGTCCAGACCTTCAGTGGTGGAATCCCCTTCGATCACAATAATCGCTTTCTGACCTGATGCATCGGCATAGACGTGCATGTTATTGGCCTGGGTGCCGAGCTTGCCGCTCTGATCGGACATTCCGGCTGGCAGCGCAAAGCTCAGCTTGCCATCCATCAGGGTCACATTCTGGCTGCTCTGGCTGCTACTGGTGCCATTGTCGTCGGCTGCGGCTTTATCATC
This genomic window from Erwinia sp. E_sp_B01_1 contains:
- the iolD gene encoding 3D-(3,5/4)-trihydroxycyclohexane-1,2-dione acylhydrolase (decyclizing), whose protein sequence is MGKIRLTTAQALVRFLDNQYLSVDGVETKFVKGIFAIFGHGNVLGIGQALEQDSGDLVVHQGRNEQGMAHAAIGYAKQKLRREIIACTSSVGPGAANMITAAGTASANRIPLLLLPGDVFATRQPDPVLQQIEQSHDLSISTNDAFRAVSKYWDRVNRPEQLMTACINAMRVLTDPAETGAVTISLPQDVQGEAYDYPDYFFQKRVHLLDRRLPTEAQLSAALKLIAGKRKPIIVCGGGVKYSEAGEALRQFAERHQIPFAETQAGKGTLVSDHPLNVGGVGETGCLAANLLAKEADLVIGVGTRYTDFTTASKWIFHNPDVSYININVSSFDAYKLDAVQVVADAREALTALDERLAAQGFTSGWGEKISQAQSKLLKETQRVYQAVYSNDGFIPEIDDHLDREAVYAEFNRLTDSFLTQSSVLGTLNEHLPKNSVIVAAAGSLPGDLQRVWRTKDYNSYHVEYGYSCMGYEVSASLGVKLAEPHREVYTLVGDGSFMMLHSELVTSIQEGAKINVVLFDNMTNGCINNLQMEHGMDSFTTEFRFRNAEGGKLNGGFVPVDFAAIAGGYGCKTYRVTTLEQLKDALEDARKQTVSTLIDIKVLPKTMVHKYFSWWRVGGAQVSDSERVDAVARMLNEHIGQAREY
- a CDS encoding Gfo/Idh/MocA family oxidoreductase; this translates as MTLKLGVIGTGAIGQEHIRRCSKVLQGAKVVAVSDINIEGAKGIVSRLGLDAEVYANGHDVIRSADVDALIVTSWDPTHEEFTLAAIAAGKPVFCEKPLALSAEGCRRVVDAEIAYGKRLVQVGFMRPYDAGYRALKQVIVNGDIGEPLMLHCAHRNPTVPESYTTDMAITNTLIHELDVLRWLTEDDYKTVQVVFPRSTKNSHARLRDPQIVLFETQKGTRIDVEIFVNCAYGYDIQCEVVGETGIAKLPEPASVQMRKEAKLATTILTDWKDRFIDAYDVELQAFINDATSGKLQGPSAWDGFAASVAADACLRAQESGAIEPVELPPRPAFYNK
- the iolE gene encoding myo-inosose-2 dehydratase, whose product is MNKDNVKLAIAPIGWTNDDMPELGAENTFQQTVSEMALAGFTGSEVGSKYPRDPAVLKPMLESRGLQICNAWFSTFFANGDKAKTIDEFINHRDFLHAMGAKVIGCSEQSKSIQGTTLAVLEEKPYFTDEEWQLTAEGYNELAKLAAEKGMQVCLHHHMGTAIQTTEEIDRFMAATNEDVYLLFDTGHAYYSEGSQAAMLAILKKYLPRINHVHLKDVRDEVVAQVRSQKLSFLDGVKKGTFTVPGDGVIDFMPVFKILDEAGYKGWMVVEAEQDPALANPYEYAVKARKYIREYAGL
- a CDS encoding DcrB family lipoprotein, with the translated sequence MRNLLKYAGIGLLVVGLAACDGKDDKAAADDNGTSSSQSSQNVTLMDGKLSFALPAGMSDQSGKLGTQANNMHVYADASGQKAIIVIEGDSTTEGLDVLAKRLEQQQRNRDPQLQVVTNKSVDLNGQPAQQLDSVISAKNQSSWSSVVLAKVDGKLLTMQITLPADNQQQSQTDAESIIKTIKLK